A window of the Juglans microcarpa x Juglans regia isolate MS1-56 chromosome 5D, Jm3101_v1.0, whole genome shotgun sequence genome harbors these coding sequences:
- the LOC121265741 gene encoding transcription factor bHLH53-like: protein MALSFCSDWGSFEHHLSPEIMSSFQQMHDDPEMAAEVLMTFDEIFPQVELQSYGQYPKRQKFSCGNYHNYSDFAPGFFDGYLPNPVLLPETLPEFLAPLPVASYSCDQHTPHESYTKNPTSRVSLSAQSIAARERRRKITEKTQELGKRIPGGNKLNTAEMFHAAFKYVKYLQAQVAVLQIMASAAEKEPIMHDTKELQDHLLASPLIQEKLYSEAKCMVPKQFLQTSANDREIQSKLLMLKDIHDQLQRINGA from the exons ATGGCTTTAAGCTTTTGCTCCGACTGGGGGTCCTTTGAGCATCATCTCAGTCCAGAAATCATGAGCAGCTTCCAACAAATGCATGATGATCCAGAGATGGCAGCGGAAGTCCTCATGACTTTTGACG AAATCTTTCCTCAAGTTGAACTCCAGTCCTACGGTCAGTACCCGAAGCGCCAGAAGTTCAGCTGTGGAAATTATCATAATTACTCGGATTTCGCTCCTGGTTTCTTCGACGGCTATCTCCCAAATCCTGTTCTGCTTCCTGAGACACTGCCGGAATTTCTAGCTCCATTGCCAGTGGCATCTTATTCCTGCGATCAACATACTCCTCATGAGAGTTATACGAAGAATCCCACTAGTAGAGTAAGCTTGTCTGCTCAGAGCATTGCTGCCCGTGAAAGGAGAAGGAAGATAACGGAGAAGACCCAGGAGCTTGGGAAGCGAATTCCAGGAGGGAATAAGTTGAACACAGCTGAGATGTTCCATGCCGCTTTCAAGTATGTCAAGTACTTGCAGGCTCAAGTTGCAGTTCTTCAAATCATGGCGTCA GCCGCCGAGAAAGAACCAATAATGCATGATACGAAAGAACTCCAAGATCATCTTCTTGCATCACCACTTATTCAAGAGAAGTTGTACTCAGAGGCGAAGTGCATGGTTCCCAAACAGTTTCTTCAAACCTCAGCTAATGATCGTGAAATCCAATCAAAGCTATTGATGCTCAAGGACATTCATGATCAGTTGCAGAGAATCAATGGCgcctga